Proteins co-encoded in one Armatimonadota bacterium genomic window:
- the nuoK gene encoding NADH-quinone oxidoreductase subunit NuoK, protein MQVGLAHYLVVSVLLFCLGLYAVLSRRNAVAILMGIELMLNATNINLVAFNKYVAPAAVSGQVFALVVITLAACEAGVGLALVMAAYRNLETVHVDQINLLKW, encoded by the coding sequence GTGCAGGTCGGGCTGGCGCACTACCTGGTGGTGAGCGTCCTGCTGTTCTGCCTGGGGCTGTACGCGGTGCTCTCCCGGCGGAACGCCGTGGCGATCCTGATGGGTATCGAGCTCATGCTGAACGCCACCAACATCAACCTCGTGGCGTTCAACAAGTACGTGGCTCCGGCGGCGGTCTCCGGCCAGGTCTTCGCCCTGGTGGTGATCACCCTGGCGGCGTGCGAGGCGGGCGTGGGGCTGGCGCTGGTCATGGCGGCCTACCGCAACCTGGAGACGGTGCACGTGGACCAGATCAACCTACTCAAGTGGTAG
- a CDS encoding NADH-quinone oxidoreductase subunit N produces the protein MPVPREELWALRPEYWLAALGLVLLVADLLLPQGRKTAVGWAAVVGLLLGLGPIASMLGEPSRTVFFGTYVVDGFATFFKLVVVGATALVVLSAMDYFRGQTAHEGELYALLVFTALGLVLMAGSADLILLALAIEFVSLTSYVLAGYIKADVRSTEAGIKYFLFGAGASAVMLYGFSVLYGLTGETGLYAIASKLRTAPTPAVVAALVLALAGFGFKISMVPFHQWTPDVYEGAPTPIAAYLSVASKAAGFAALVRLLVVALAPTAVDWITLIAGLSALSMTLGNLLALPQRNIKRMLAYSSISHAGFLLIGVAAYRGDFGTPGLLLYVLAYTFTNLGAFFVAIVVGQRLGSDAIPDYAGLAQRAPALAALMALFMLSLTGIPPTAGFLGKFYLFGAAVNNGLLWLAAVGVVNSVVSLYYYVNVIRVMYLLPPVQPAPLHEPAPLRVALGVAAVGTLLVGVFPQPFIELVRMAGLLARF, from the coding sequence ATGCCCGTCCCGCGCGAAGAGCTGTGGGCCCTGCGGCCCGAGTACTGGCTGGCGGCCCTGGGCCTGGTCCTGCTGGTGGCCGACCTCCTGCTGCCCCAGGGGCGCAAGACCGCCGTGGGCTGGGCGGCGGTGGTCGGCCTCCTGCTGGGCCTGGGGCCGATCGCCAGCATGCTGGGGGAACCGTCGCGCACGGTCTTCTTCGGGACCTACGTGGTCGACGGCTTCGCGACGTTCTTCAAGCTGGTGGTGGTAGGCGCCACGGCGCTGGTGGTGCTGTCGGCCATGGACTACTTCCGCGGCCAGACGGCCCACGAGGGCGAGCTGTACGCGCTGCTGGTGTTCACGGCCCTGGGCCTGGTGCTCATGGCCGGCAGCGCCGACCTGATCCTGCTGGCCCTGGCCATCGAGTTCGTCAGCCTCACGTCGTACGTGCTGGCGGGCTATATCAAGGCCGACGTCCGCAGCACCGAGGCGGGCATCAAGTACTTCCTGTTCGGCGCGGGCGCCTCGGCGGTGATGCTCTACGGCTTCTCGGTCCTCTACGGCCTGACGGGCGAGACGGGCCTGTACGCCATCGCCAGCAAGCTGCGGACGGCGCCGACGCCGGCGGTGGTGGCGGCGCTGGTGCTGGCCCTGGCCGGGTTCGGGTTCAAGATCTCCATGGTCCCGTTCCACCAGTGGACGCCCGACGTCTACGAGGGCGCGCCCACGCCCATCGCGGCGTACCTGTCGGTGGCGTCCAAGGCCGCCGGCTTCGCGGCGCTGGTGCGCCTGCTGGTGGTGGCCCTGGCGCCCACCGCCGTGGACTGGATCACCCTGATCGCCGGGCTCTCGGCGCTCAGCATGACGCTGGGGAACCTGCTGGCCCTGCCCCAGCGCAACATCAAGCGGATGCTGGCCTACTCCAGCATCTCCCACGCGGGCTTCCTGCTCATCGGCGTGGCGGCCTACCGCGGCGACTTCGGGACGCCTGGCCTGCTGCTGTACGTGCTGGCCTACACCTTCACCAACCTGGGCGCGTTCTTCGTGGCCATCGTCGTCGGGCAGCGGCTGGGGTCCGATGCGATCCCGGACTACGCGGGGCTGGCCCAGCGCGCGCCCGCGCTGGCCGCGCTCATGGCGCTGTTCATGCTGTCCCTGACGGGCATTCCACCCACCGCGGGCTTCCTGGGCAAGTTCTACCTGTTCGGCGCCGCCGTCAACAACGGGTTGCTGTGGCTGGCCGCGGTGGGGGTGGTCAACAGCGTGGTGTCGCTATACTACTACGTCAACGTCATCCGCGTGATGTACCTGCTGCCGCCCGTCCAGCCGGCACCCCTGCACGAGCCGGCGCCGCTGCGCGTGGCGCTGGGCGTGGCGGCGGTGGGCACGCTGCTGGTGGGCGTCTTCCCCCAGCCCTTCATCGAGCTGGTGCGCATGGCAGGGCTCCTGGCGCGGTTCTGA
- a CDS encoding NADH-quinone oxidoreductase subunit M, whose product MDWLLTTTVFLPLLGGLVLLLIPKGGEESMRWVALVTALLTFLVSVYLLVPFEVGRAGMQLETVVPWIPAAGINYHLGVDGLSLPLLILTTLLTLLSIVYSWRVDHRVKEYLFLFLLLETGMNGVFVALDFFLFYVFWEITLVPMYFLIGIWGGPRREYAAIKFFLYTLVGSLAMLLAILLLYFHSEPRTFAILELIRQQPLAQTPLLAALAFWGFFLSFAIKVPMWPFHTWLPDAHVEAPTAGSVILAGILLKMGTYGFVRVSLPMLPEAFKAYAPLVAVLALIGIVYGALVAMAQPDLKKLVAYSSVNHMGYVMLGTAAAAAAVGVPEKAAAATMALNGAVFEMVAHGIITGALFLIVGVIYDYRTHTRGVDDFGGLGAVLPVYTGITTMAMLASLGLPGLMGFVAEFLIFVGAFGIFPELTVVAVTGVIFSAAMFLWTIQRIFLGPLNPKWATLPDLDRREALALAPLAALMLLFGVYPRPLLDVINGAMTVLVTALR is encoded by the coding sequence ATGGACTGGCTGCTGACGACGACGGTCTTCCTGCCGCTGCTCGGGGGGCTGGTGCTCCTGCTGATCCCCAAGGGCGGCGAGGAGTCGATGCGCTGGGTGGCGCTGGTCACCGCGCTGCTGACGTTCCTGGTCTCGGTCTACCTCCTGGTGCCCTTCGAGGTCGGGCGGGCAGGGATGCAGCTGGAGACGGTGGTGCCGTGGATCCCCGCCGCGGGGATCAACTACCACCTGGGGGTCGACGGCCTGAGCCTGCCGTTGCTGATCCTGACCACGCTGCTCACGCTGCTCTCGATCGTCTACTCGTGGCGGGTCGACCACCGGGTGAAGGAGTACCTGTTCCTGTTCCTGCTGCTGGAGACCGGCATGAACGGCGTCTTCGTGGCGCTGGACTTCTTCCTCTTCTACGTCTTCTGGGAGATCACCCTGGTGCCCATGTACTTCCTCATCGGCATCTGGGGCGGGCCCCGCCGGGAGTACGCCGCCATCAAGTTCTTCCTGTACACCCTGGTGGGCTCGCTGGCCATGCTGCTGGCGATCCTGCTGCTGTACTTCCACAGCGAGCCGCGGACGTTCGCCATCCTGGAGCTGATCAGGCAGCAGCCGCTGGCGCAGACGCCGCTGCTGGCGGCCCTGGCGTTCTGGGGCTTCTTCCTCTCCTTCGCCATCAAGGTGCCCATGTGGCCGTTCCACACGTGGCTGCCCGACGCCCACGTCGAGGCGCCCACGGCGGGCAGCGTGATCCTGGCGGGCATCCTGCTGAAGATGGGCACCTACGGCTTCGTCCGCGTCAGCCTGCCCATGCTCCCCGAGGCGTTCAAAGCCTACGCGCCCCTGGTGGCGGTGCTGGCGTTGATCGGCATCGTCTACGGTGCCCTGGTGGCCATGGCCCAGCCCGACCTGAAGAAGCTCGTGGCCTACTCCAGCGTCAACCACATGGGCTACGTGATGCTGGGCACCGCGGCGGCGGCCGCCGCCGTGGGGGTGCCCGAGAAGGCGGCGGCCGCCACCATGGCCCTCAACGGTGCCGTCTTCGAGATGGTCGCCCACGGCATCATCACCGGCGCGCTGTTCCTCATCGTGGGGGTGATCTACGACTACCGGACCCACACCCGCGGGGTCGACGACTTCGGCGGGTTGGGGGCGGTGCTGCCGGTCTACACCGGGATCACCACCATGGCCATGCTGGCGTCCCTGGGCCTGCCGGGGTTGATGGGGTTCGTGGCGGAGTTCCTCATCTTCGTGGGCGCATTCGGGATCTTCCCCGAGCTCACGGTCGTGGCGGTGACCGGGGTGATCTTCTCGGCGGCGATGTTCCTGTGGACGATCCAGCGCATCTTCCTCGGGCCGCTGAACCCGAAGTGGGCGACGCTGCCCGACCTGGATCGCCGTGAGGCCCTGGCGCTGGCCCCGCTGGCGGCGCTGATGCTGCTGTTCGGCGTCTACCCGCGGCCGCTGCTGGACGTGATCAACGGCGCCATGACCGTCCTGGTCACGGCGCTGCGGTAG
- the nuoL gene encoding NADH-quinone oxidoreductase subunit L: MRELAWLIPLFPLAAFGLIVAFGRRLPGHGAYVAVAAMALAGLLALGVAAEVVRTPEPLELNVRWMVLGDVPLDLGLRVDPLSTVMLLVVTVVGTLIFVYSIGYMHGHPRFPRFFAYVSLFGFAMLLLVLANNLLFLYAGWELVGLCSYLLIGFYFERPSAARASLKAFVTTRVGDFFMFLGILLLFATLGTFRFEELFARIRDGALQGRTVGGVPLLTLAAVLLFGGAVGKSAQVPLHTWLPDAMEGPSPVSALIHAATMVAAGVYLVARTLTLFLASPGREALEVVAWIGGLTALMAATIGVTQDDMKRVLAYSTISQLGLMMLGLGVGGYAAGMFHLVTHAFFKALLFLAAGSVLHAMHTNDIKVMGGLARVMPATYWTFVVGGLALAGVFPFSGFWSKDEILLEALHRGPAFFALGALTSFVTAFYVFRVIFYIFTGTPRWPQGVHPHESPRVMTVPLWVLAAFAALVGFLGAPFLGHPFQHFLAGEAAEAAAFDPRLALVSLGIAGAGILAAAVVYHWRIVPSQTLRRAAGPLYVLVSRKYFFDELYGWVFVRTTLWAARALRVFDVYVVDTAVNLAGLGIVGLARLYRIVDLHVVDGLVNLLGYVVGAAGALLRVVQTGRAQNYLLAIALGVIVLLAAGLVR, translated from the coding sequence ATGCGTGAGCTGGCCTGGCTGATCCCGCTCTTCCCGCTGGCCGCCTTCGGCCTCATCGTGGCGTTCGGCCGGCGGCTGCCCGGGCACGGCGCCTACGTGGCCGTGGCGGCCATGGCCCTGGCGGGGCTGCTGGCGCTGGGCGTGGCGGCGGAGGTGGTGCGCACGCCGGAGCCCCTGGAGCTGAACGTCCGGTGGATGGTCCTGGGTGACGTGCCCCTGGACCTGGGGCTGCGGGTGGACCCGCTCAGCACCGTCATGCTGCTGGTCGTCACGGTGGTCGGCACGCTGATCTTCGTCTACTCCATCGGCTACATGCACGGCCACCCGCGGTTCCCCCGGTTCTTCGCCTACGTGTCGTTGTTCGGCTTCGCCATGCTCCTGCTGGTCCTGGCCAACAACCTGCTGTTCCTCTACGCCGGGTGGGAGCTGGTGGGGTTGTGCTCGTACCTGCTCATCGGGTTCTACTTCGAGCGCCCGTCGGCCGCCCGGGCGTCGCTGAAGGCGTTCGTCACCACCCGCGTGGGCGACTTCTTCATGTTCCTGGGGATCCTGCTGCTCTTCGCCACCCTGGGGACGTTCCGCTTCGAGGAGCTCTTCGCCAGGATCCGCGACGGCGCGCTGCAGGGGCGCACCGTCGGCGGGGTGCCGCTGCTGACCCTGGCGGCGGTGCTGCTGTTCGGCGGCGCGGTGGGCAAGTCCGCGCAGGTGCCCCTCCACACCTGGCTGCCCGACGCCATGGAGGGCCCCTCCCCGGTCTCGGCGCTGATCCACGCCGCCACCATGGTGGCGGCGGGCGTCTACCTGGTGGCGCGGACCCTCACGCTGTTCCTGGCGTCGCCGGGCCGGGAAGCGCTGGAGGTGGTCGCCTGGATCGGGGGCCTCACCGCCCTCATGGCCGCCACCATCGGCGTCACGCAGGACGACATGAAGCGGGTGCTGGCCTACTCGACCATCAGCCAGCTGGGCCTGATGATGCTCGGCCTGGGGGTGGGCGGGTACGCGGCGGGGATGTTCCACCTGGTGACCCACGCCTTCTTCAAGGCCCTGCTGTTCCTGGCGGCCGGCAGCGTGCTGCACGCCATGCACACCAACGACATCAAGGTCATGGGCGGGCTGGCCAGGGTCATGCCCGCGACCTACTGGACCTTCGTGGTCGGGGGCCTGGCGCTGGCCGGGGTCTTCCCGTTCTCGGGGTTCTGGAGCAAGGACGAGATCCTGCTGGAAGCCCTCCACCGGGGCCCCGCGTTCTTCGCCCTCGGCGCCCTCACCTCGTTCGTGACGGCGTTCTACGTCTTCCGGGTGATCTTCTACATCTTCACGGGCACGCCGCGCTGGCCGCAGGGCGTCCACCCCCACGAGAGCCCGCGGGTCATGACCGTGCCGCTGTGGGTGCTGGCGGCCTTCGCCGCGCTCGTGGGCTTCCTCGGCGCGCCGTTCCTGGGCCACCCGTTCCAGCACTTCCTGGCGGGCGAGGCCGCGGAGGCCGCGGCGTTCGACCCGCGGCTGGCCCTGGTGTCGCTGGGCATTGCGGGGGCCGGCATCCTGGCCGCGGCGGTGGTCTACCACTGGCGGATCGTGCCCTCCCAGACGTTGCGGCGCGCCGCGGGACCGCTGTACGTGCTGGTGAGCCGGAAGTACTTCTTCGACGAGCTGTACGGTTGGGTGTTCGTCCGGACGACGCTGTGGGCCGCCCGCGCCCTGCGCGTCTTCGACGTCTACGTGGTGGACACCGCGGTGAACCTCGCCGGGCTGGGCATCGTGGGGCTGGCGCGGCTGTACCGGATCGTCGACCTGCACGTGGTCGACGGGCTGGTCAACCTGCTGGGCTACGTGGTGGGCGCGGCGGGCGCGCTGTTGCGGGTGGTGCAGACGGGGCGGGCCCAGAACTACCTGCTGGCCATCGCCCTGGGCGTGATCGTCCTGCTGGCGGCGGGGCTGGTGCGCTGA
- a CDS encoding NADH-quinone oxidoreductase subunit J encodes MGELAAFIVLALVTLVPAVVVVTSSNVVRAALALVPTFLGVTGLYILLQAEFVAGIQVLIYAGAITVLILFVIMLTEGGTGVRVRQAHEQQPLGLLAAAVLAGLLIWVLVTTAWPRPGGALPQYTARHIGTTFLTNAVLVFEVTSLVLLVSLVGAIIIAKRER; translated from the coding sequence ATGGGCGAGCTGGCCGCGTTCATCGTCCTCGCGCTGGTGACGCTGGTGCCGGCGGTGGTGGTGGTGACCTCCAGCAACGTCGTCCGTGCCGCGCTGGCGCTGGTGCCCACGTTCCTGGGGGTCACCGGCCTGTACATCCTCCTGCAGGCCGAGTTCGTCGCCGGGATCCAGGTGCTGATCTACGCCGGCGCCATCACGGTGCTGATCCTGTTCGTCATCATGCTCACCGAGGGCGGCACCGGCGTCCGGGTGCGCCAGGCCCACGAGCAGCAGCCCCTGGGGCTGCTGGCCGCCGCGGTGCTGGCGGGCCTGCTGATCTGGGTGCTGGTCACCACCGCGTGGCCGCGGCCCGGCGGCGCCCTGCCCCAGTACACCGCCCGGCACATCGGGACGACGTTCCTGACCAACGCGGTGCTCGTCTTCGAGGTCACGAGCCTGGTGCTGCTGGTCTCGCTGGTGGGTGCCATCATCATCGCCAAACGGGAGCGGTAG
- the nuoH gene encoding NADH-quinone oxidoreductase subunit NuoH, whose protein sequence is MTVQWPLEVARAAGLAVVVFTFLAVVAAMLGVLLERKISGWIQSRLGPKHVGPQGLLQTVADTIKLLQKEHITPRAADVVVFNTAPLIVAVAGLLDWIVIPFGPGLIVRDLNIGVLFFAAMASLTVIGILAGGFASNNKYALLGGLRSASQMISYELPMGMALIAVAMEAGTLSTVGIVEAQQGWLGAFAIRQFPAFVIFLVAATAEVNRVPFDLPEAESELVAGYFSEYTGMRFALFQLGEYAEMFAMAALATTLFLGGWKGPLLPPVVWFLLKMYAVVFFLMWMRWTYPRLRLDQLLALSWKLLLPAGLLWILVTGYRISF, encoded by the coding sequence ATGACGGTGCAGTGGCCGCTGGAGGTCGCCCGGGCCGCAGGCCTCGCCGTGGTGGTGTTCACGTTCCTGGCGGTGGTGGCCGCCATGCTGGGGGTGCTGCTGGAGCGCAAGATCAGCGGGTGGATCCAGTCCCGCCTGGGACCCAAGCACGTGGGCCCCCAGGGCCTGCTGCAGACCGTGGCGGACACCATCAAGCTCCTGCAGAAGGAGCACATCACCCCCCGCGCGGCCGACGTGGTGGTCTTCAACACCGCGCCCTTGATCGTGGCGGTGGCCGGGCTCCTGGACTGGATCGTCATCCCCTTCGGCCCGGGGCTCATCGTGCGCGACCTCAACATCGGCGTGCTGTTCTTCGCCGCCATGGCGTCCCTGACGGTGATCGGCATCCTCGCCGGCGGCTTCGCCTCCAACAACAAGTACGCGCTGCTGGGCGGCCTGCGGTCGGCCTCGCAGATGATCAGCTACGAGCTGCCCATGGGGATGGCCCTCATCGCGGTCGCCATGGAGGCGGGCACGCTGTCCACCGTGGGGATCGTCGAGGCCCAGCAGGGCTGGCTGGGCGCGTTCGCGATCCGCCAGTTCCCCGCCTTCGTGATCTTCCTGGTGGCGGCCACGGCCGAGGTCAACCGGGTGCCCTTCGACCTGCCCGAGGCCGAGTCCGAGCTGGTGGCCGGGTACTTCTCGGAGTACACCGGCATGCGGTTCGCGCTTTTCCAGCTCGGCGAGTACGCCGAGATGTTCGCCATGGCGGCCCTGGCCACCACACTGTTCCTCGGTGGGTGGAAGGGGCCCCTGCTGCCGCCGGTGGTCTGGTTCCTGCTCAAGATGTACGCCGTGGTGTTCTTCCTGATGTGGATGCGCTGGACCTACCCGCGGCTGCGCCTGGACCAGCTGCTGGCGCTGTCGTGGAAGCTGCTGCTCCCGGCCGGGTTGCTCTGGATCCTGGTCACCGGGTACCGGATCAGCTTCTGA
- the rapZ gene encoding RNase adapter RapZ — protein MIITGLSGAGKSTAIRVFEDLGFFCVDNLPPALLPKFADLVVHSGGKVRRVAIVIDIRGGEFFDELFEALAEVSRLGLRYDILFLDAADDVLVRRFKETRRKHPLAQAGSVLEGIRAERRRLEAVKERAHKIIDTSTLTGKELREEIASAYLRDRRPERALEVSVVSFGYKYGVPLDADLVFDVRFLPNPHYQPALRPLPGRDRRVRAYVLGQPQTREFLTRLFEFTDFLLPQFLAEGKTHLTIGVGCTGGRHRSVVLGDELARHLRARGCRVHVRHRDLRRDERAMEDGA, from the coding sequence GTGATCATCACCGGCCTGTCGGGCGCAGGGAAGTCCACGGCCATCCGCGTCTTCGAAGACCTGGGCTTCTTCTGCGTGGACAACCTGCCGCCGGCGCTGCTGCCCAAGTTCGCCGACCTGGTGGTGCACTCGGGCGGCAAGGTGCGCCGGGTCGCGATCGTCATCGACATCCGCGGCGGCGAGTTCTTCGACGAGCTGTTCGAGGCGCTGGCCGAGGTCAGCCGGCTGGGGTTGCGCTACGACATCCTGTTCCTGGACGCCGCCGACGACGTCCTGGTCCGCCGCTTCAAGGAGACGCGCCGCAAGCACCCGCTGGCGCAGGCCGGCAGCGTGCTGGAGGGCATCCGCGCCGAGCGCCGCCGGCTCGAGGCGGTGAAGGAGCGGGCCCACAAGATCATCGACACCTCGACCCTCACCGGGAAGGAGCTGCGCGAGGAGATCGCCTCGGCCTACCTGCGCGACCGGCGGCCGGAACGTGCCCTGGAGGTCAGCGTGGTGTCCTTCGGCTACAAGTACGGCGTGCCGCTGGACGCCGATCTGGTCTTCGACGTCCGCTTCCTGCCCAACCCGCACTACCAGCCAGCGCTGCGGCCCCTGCCCGGGCGGGACCGCCGGGTGCGCGCCTACGTCCTGGGCCAGCCGCAGACCCGCGAGTTCCTGACCCGGCTGTTCGAGTTTACCGACTTCCTGCTGCCCCAGTTCCTGGCCGAGGGGAAGACCCACCTCACCATTGGGGTCGGGTGCACCGGCGGCCGGCACCGGTCGGTGGTGCTGGGCGACGAGCTCGCCCGCCACCTCCGCGCCCGCGGCTGCCGGGTGCACGTGCGCCACCGCGACCTGCGCCGGGACGAGCGGGCGATGGAGGACGGCGCGTGA
- a CDS encoding YvcK family protein has translation MSTQWQRWRRWLAPGLGIKRWVLVIALGGLVFSAGVSLLVNVKFLAEVDAAVFWLADWLGRVTGGRVSPALVGAAGVVGGALVAFLGLRGTLRSIDRVLFPSGSPTLVEVLRDHRRRQRGLHVVALGGGTGLSTLLRGLKRYSSNLTAVVTVFDDGGSSGRLRRELGVLPPGDIRDCLVALAEAEPLMTRLFEHRFRGGALDGHAFGNLFIASLVGVTGDLEQAVKETSKVLNIRGRVLPTTVRDVVLVAELDDGRVVEGESQIPAARGRIRRVRLRPPEIAPLPDVLTAIAEADLILLGPGSLYTSVIPNLLVRGVADAIRAARGLRVYVCNVMTQPGETDGFTAADHVRALEAHAGPGLVTHVLVNTQAPQNRALLARYAAEGSHPVAPALAEIEAMGLVAVGAPMVSEDEVVRHDPVRLARAVLDLWVAATGRPPRPRRRPRRARRAAAVRR, from the coding sequence GTGAGCACCCAGTGGCAGCGCTGGCGCCGCTGGCTCGCCCCGGGGTTGGGCATCAAGCGCTGGGTGCTGGTGATCGCGCTGGGCGGGCTCGTCTTCAGCGCCGGCGTCTCCTTGCTGGTGAACGTGAAGTTCCTGGCCGAGGTCGACGCCGCGGTCTTCTGGCTGGCCGACTGGCTGGGGCGGGTGACCGGCGGCAGGGTCTCCCCGGCGCTGGTGGGGGCGGCGGGGGTAGTAGGCGGTGCGCTCGTCGCCTTCCTGGGCCTGCGGGGCACGCTGCGGTCCATCGATCGGGTGCTGTTCCCCAGCGGCAGTCCCACGCTGGTGGAGGTGCTCCGCGACCACCGGCGCCGGCAGCGCGGGCTGCACGTCGTCGCCCTGGGTGGCGGCACCGGGCTCAGCACGTTGCTCCGGGGGCTCAAGCGGTACTCGTCGAACCTCACGGCGGTGGTTACCGTGTTCGACGACGGCGGCTCGTCGGGGCGCTTGCGGCGGGAACTCGGCGTGCTCCCACCCGGCGACATCCGGGACTGCCTGGTCGCTCTCGCCGAGGCCGAACCGCTCATGACCCGGCTGTTCGAGCACCGCTTCCGCGGCGGTGCGCTGGACGGCCACGCCTTCGGCAACCTCTTCATCGCCTCCCTGGTGGGCGTCACCGGCGACCTGGAGCAGGCCGTGAAGGAGACCAGCAAGGTGCTGAACATCCGCGGTCGCGTCCTGCCCACCACGGTGCGCGACGTGGTGCTGGTGGCTGAACTCGACGATGGACGGGTGGTGGAGGGCGAGTCGCAGATCCCTGCGGCCCGCGGGCGCATCCGGCGCGTGCGGCTGCGCCCGCCCGAGATCGCGCCGCTCCCCGACGTGCTGACGGCCATCGCCGAGGCCGACCTGATCTTGCTGGGGCCTGGCAGCCTGTACACCAGCGTGATCCCCAACCTCCTGGTCCGGGGCGTGGCCGACGCGATCCGCGCCGCCCGGGGCCTGCGCGTCTACGTCTGCAACGTCATGACCCAGCCCGGGGAGACCGACGGCTTCACCGCCGCCGACCACGTGCGTGCCCTCGAGGCCCACGCGGGCCCGGGACTCGTCACCCACGTGCTGGTGAACACGCAGGCGCCGCAGAACCGCGCGCTGCTGGCGCGCTACGCCGCCGAGGGCAGCCACCCGGTGGCCCCGGCGCTGGCCGAGATCGAGGCCATGGGGCTCGTGGCCGTGGGCGCGCCGATGGTGAGCGAGGACGAGGTGGTACGCCACGACCCCGTGCGCCTGGCCCGGGCGGTGCTGGACCTCTGGGTGGCCGCCACCGGGCGCCCGCCGCGCCCCCGCCGGCGGCCCAGGCGGGCCCGCCGCGCGGCGGCCGTGCGCCGCTAG
- a CDS encoding NADH-quinone oxidoreductase subunit A: MLVLDWLYVGVFALVGLLMAALPLAVVWALAPRMPYPQKTLTYESGVVPFGQAWAQFHVRYYLFGLVFVIFDVEVIYLYPWAIVFQELGKFAFVEMLIFLTILLAGLAYAWRKGALEWM, from the coding sequence ATGCTGGTACTGGACTGGCTGTACGTCGGGGTGTTCGCGCTGGTCGGGCTGCTGATGGCCGCGCTGCCGCTGGCGGTGGTGTGGGCGCTGGCGCCCCGCATGCCCTATCCGCAGAAGACGCTGACCTACGAGTCGGGCGTCGTGCCCTTCGGCCAGGCCTGGGCGCAGTTCCACGTGCGCTACTACCTGTTCGGGCTGGTCTTCGTGATCTTCGACGTCGAGGTCATCTACCTGTACCCCTGGGCGATCGTCTTCCAGGAGCTGGGGAAGTTCGCCTTCGTGGAGATGCTCATCTTCCTGACGATCCTGCTGGCGGGCCTCGCCTACGCGTGGCGGAAGGGCGCCCTGGAGTGGATGTAG